The following coding sequences are from one Ornithodoros turicata isolate Travis chromosome 1, ASM3712646v1, whole genome shotgun sequence window:
- the LOC135400949 gene encoding uncharacterized protein LOC135400949 isoform X3 codes for MMEKVGGEGKDVASPALPGDMAAPSDRRASIARPPDKQPSIAGPSAVAPPAGIVAQGPAPVAAEVNPQQPPLGPVDMPLEMKAQQQEEP; via the exons ATGATGGAGAAGGTTGGGGGAG AAGGAAAAGACGTTGCATCGCCGG CACTCCCTGGCGACATGGCTGCACCGTCAG ATAGGAGAGCTAGCATTGCCAGACCTCCGG ACAAACAACCGAGCATAGCCGGTCCATCTG CAGTCGCACCACCAGCTGGGATTG TTGCGCAAGGCCCTGCGCCTGTAG CTGCAGAAGTAAATCCCCAGCAACCACCTTTAG GACCAGTCGACATGCCGCTTG AAATGAAAGCTCAGCAGCAAG AAGAACCGTAA